GCGCGGTGAGCATGATGACCGGCAGCGACGACGTGGCGCGCAGCTTGCGGCACAGGGTCAAGCCATCGTCGCCCGGCAGATTGAGGTCAAGCACGATCAGTTCCGGGCGCGCTTCGTCCAGCACTTTCCACATGCCGGTGCCGTCGGCGGCAGCTAAGGCGCGGTAACCGTTCGACTCCAGGTAATCGGCCAGCAGCGAGCGGATGTCGCGGTCGTCATCGACGATGAGAATGGTAGAGGGATTATCCATGTTCGCAATTATGTCGAAGTCACACCGCCCTGAATAGCGTATTTGTATCGGTATGTATATACGCGAGGGGTCGAAACAAACTGATACAAACTGTGTGGCACGGGAAATGCCTTGCTTACACCTTAGGCGCAACATGGGTTCTGCGTTGAATACATCGGCGCATTCTTCCACGGCACAGACAAGGAACACATATGAACACCATTCGCAAAAGCATCGTCATTGGCCTGACCGTTCTTGGCCTGGCGGGAAGCACGTTCGCCGTCCAGGCGCAGGACAAGAGCGCAGTGGCGGCCGCGCAGGCAGAAGGCAAGGGCCACGGGCACCAGCATGGCCACAAACATGGTCACAAGCACGGCAACTGGGCGGAGCGCCAGGCCCAGCGCGCGCAAAAGCTGCATGATGCACTCAAGCTGACCCCGGCACAGGAAGGCGCCTGGGCCAGCTACAGCGCTGCCATCAAGCCG
This region of Massilia sp. PAMC28688 genomic DNA includes:
- a CDS encoding Spy/CpxP family protein refolding chaperone, which codes for MNTIRKSIVIGLTVLGLAGSTFAVQAQDKSAVAAAQAEGKGHGHQHGHKHGHKHGNWAERQAQRAQKLHDALKLTPAQEGAWASYSAAIKPQARPERGQKGAWQAMSAPERMEKRLARARMKVEKMEARLAATASFYATLSPEQKKVFDENSMRRGGHRHHMKHGMAS